A single Oleidesulfovibrio alaskensis DSM 16109 DNA region contains:
- a CDS encoding glutamine synthetase family protein, whose translation MSTNYPVFNCKNGDDVIRAVKDYNVSFVQFWFVDILGNLKSFQVTPDELEAAFEEGMGFDGSSILGFTRIEESDMIAFPDASSFQICSWRPMDRPVARMFCDIRTPDGNPYEGDPRYVLRRLVDKAAQKGYTYYVGPELEFFLFADSTCPRPLDSGGYFDAPPLDLGNEVRRDIIFALQKMGIDVEYSHHEVAPSQHEIDLRYNEALKMADIAMTYKVVVKEIARKHGVYATFMPKPIFGENGSGMHVHQSLFKNGKNAFFDANDPHHLSAEARHYIAGLLTHASEITCITNQWVNSYKRLVPGYEAPVYIAWAQRNRSSLIRVPMYKPGKEAATRIELRNPDPACNPYLAFAAMLGAGLEGIEKGYEVPRAVEENIFAMEAEDLSAKGIDSLPGSLYEAAVALRDSALMKEVLGEHTHQNLVGNKLIEWDAYRTHVSEFELKRYLPVL comes from the coding sequence ATGAGTACAAACTATCCCGTCTTCAACTGCAAAAACGGCGATGATGTCATCAGAGCCGTGAAGGACTACAATGTCAGCTTTGTGCAGTTCTGGTTTGTGGATATTCTGGGCAACCTCAAAAGTTTTCAGGTAACCCCTGACGAACTGGAAGCAGCCTTTGAAGAAGGAATGGGGTTTGACGGCTCCTCAATTCTCGGGTTCACCCGCATTGAAGAAAGCGACATGATCGCGTTTCCTGACGCTTCAAGCTTTCAGATATGCTCGTGGCGTCCCATGGACCGCCCCGTGGCCCGCATGTTCTGCGATATCCGCACGCCCGACGGCAACCCCTACGAAGGCGACCCCAGATATGTGCTGCGCAGGCTGGTGGATAAGGCCGCACAGAAGGGGTACACCTATTATGTAGGCCCGGAACTGGAATTTTTCCTTTTCGCTGACTCCACATGCCCCAGACCTCTTGATTCCGGAGGGTACTTTGACGCGCCCCCGCTGGATCTGGGCAATGAAGTGCGCCGTGACATTATTTTTGCCCTGCAGAAAATGGGCATAGATGTGGAATACAGCCATCATGAGGTGGCTCCTTCGCAGCACGAAATAGACCTGCGGTACAACGAAGCCCTGAAAATGGCTGATATAGCCATGACCTACAAGGTTGTGGTCAAAGAGATTGCCCGTAAACACGGCGTGTACGCCACGTTTATGCCCAAGCCCATTTTCGGCGAAAACGGCTCGGGCATGCATGTGCACCAGTCTCTTTTCAAGAACGGTAAAAACGCTTTCTTTGATGCCAACGACCCGCATCACCTGTCGGCCGAAGCCCGCCATTACATCGCCGGTCTGCTGACCCATGCCAGTGAGATTACCTGCATCACTAACCAGTGGGTGAACTCATACAAGCGGCTCGTGCCCGGATATGAGGCCCCGGTGTATATCGCGTGGGCGCAGCGCAACCGTTCGTCGCTTATCCGTGTGCCCATGTACAAACCCGGAAAGGAAGCGGCAACCCGTATCGAGCTGCGCAACCCCGACCCCGCCTGCAACCCGTACCTTGCCTTTGCCGCCATGCTGGGCGCAGGTCTGGAAGGCATAGAAAAAGGGTACGAGGTGCCGCGCGCGGTGGAAGAGAATATCTTTGCCATGGAGGCCGAAGACCTGAGCGCCAAGGGCATTGATTCGCTGCCCGGTTCGCTGTACGAGGCCGCGGTGGCCCTGCGGGACAGCGCCCTGATGAAAGAAGTGCTGGGCGAACATACGCACCAGAATCTTGTGGGCAACAAGCTCATTGAATGGGATGCCTACCGTACCCATGTTTCCGAGTTTGAGCTTAAGCGGTATCTGCCGGTCCTGTAG
- a CDS encoding glutamine synthetase III, whose translation MSGHQARLNAIAAVTNYKAGTPAFSFADSTPTELFGSNVFNDKVMRERLPKKVYKSLMRTIEQGEKLDPSVADVVATAMKDWAMSKGATHYTHVFYPLNGLTAEKHDGFLTPDGNGNVLAEFSGSQLIQGEPDASSFPSGGLRATFEARGYTAWDVTNPAYIIENPNGTFLCIPTAFVSWTGEALDKKTPLLRASQALNTQARRVLRLFGTDTGDRVVSYAGAEQEYFLIDRNFFFARPDLQLAGRTLLGAKPAKGQEFEDHYFGTVPRRVLAFMLEVEHELYKLGVPVKTRHNEVAPAQFEIAPVFEVSNLATDHNQIIMTSLKSIAKRYGMACLLHEKPFAGINGSGKHVNYSLGNSKLGSLFDPGDTPHENAQFLVFCAAMIRSVHKYGHLMRAVVASASNDHRLGANEAPPAIMSVYLGEQLTDVFEQIKNGGAKSCKKRGMLQVGVDTLPPLPMDAGDRNRTSPFAFTGNRFEFRAVGSNMSIAGPQVALNTMLAESLDYIATELEKTTGGDQSKLPEAVQCLLRDIITEHEAVIFNGDGYSDEWHKEAERRGLRNLPTSVQALPVLTAPEVVELFEKYGVFSRRELESRQSIYLEQYCRTIHTEAALVVKMARTQIFPAAVRYQSELAATCANMKAIGMDFVTHTLSDLTEKLRGLQQNTDALDALVNSHFESEIEEAAFMREKVLPAMEKVRSYADQLENIVADDLWPLPSYQEMLFIK comes from the coding sequence ATGAGCGGACATCAGGCAAGACTGAACGCGATTGCGGCAGTTACCAACTACAAGGCCGGAACGCCGGCATTCAGCTTTGCGGACTCGACGCCCACGGAACTGTTCGGCTCGAATGTATTTAATGATAAAGTCATGCGCGAGCGTCTGCCCAAAAAGGTGTACAAGTCGCTCATGCGCACCATCGAGCAGGGCGAAAAGCTGGATCCTTCGGTGGCGGATGTGGTGGCCACCGCCATGAAGGACTGGGCCATGTCCAAGGGTGCCACGCACTACACGCATGTTTTCTATCCGCTCAACGGGCTGACGGCTGAAAAGCATGACGGCTTTCTTACCCCTGACGGCAACGGTAACGTGCTGGCGGAATTCAGCGGCAGCCAGCTCATTCAGGGCGAACCGGACGCTTCCAGCTTTCCCAGCGGGGGACTGCGCGCCACTTTCGAGGCCCGCGGCTACACCGCATGGGATGTGACCAACCCCGCGTACATCATTGAAAACCCCAACGGAACGTTTCTGTGCATTCCCACGGCGTTTGTTTCGTGGACGGGCGAGGCGCTGGATAAAAAGACTCCGCTGCTGCGCGCCAGTCAGGCCCTGAACACGCAGGCGCGCCGCGTGCTGCGCCTTTTCGGCACTGATACGGGCGACAGGGTGGTTTCCTACGCCGGTGCCGAGCAGGAATATTTTCTGATCGACCGCAACTTCTTTTTTGCGCGTCCCGACCTGCAGCTTGCAGGCCGTACCCTGCTGGGGGCAAAACCGGCCAAGGGGCAGGAATTCGAAGACCATTATTTCGGCACGGTGCCGCGGCGGGTGCTGGCCTTTATGCTGGAAGTGGAGCACGAGCTGTACAAACTGGGCGTGCCGGTGAAAACCCGCCACAATGAAGTGGCCCCCGCACAGTTCGAAATAGCCCCCGTGTTCGAGGTGTCCAACCTTGCCACCGACCACAACCAGATAATCATGACGTCGCTTAAAAGCATTGCCAAGCGCTACGGCATGGCCTGCCTGCTGCACGAAAAACCCTTTGCGGGCATCAACGGATCGGGCAAGCACGTCAACTATTCTCTTGGCAACAGCAAACTGGGCAGCCTGTTTGACCCCGGCGATACCCCGCACGAAAATGCCCAGTTCCTTGTTTTCTGCGCTGCCATGATCCGCTCCGTGCACAAGTACGGTCATCTTATGCGCGCCGTTGTGGCATCTGCCAGCAACGACCATCGTCTGGGCGCCAATGAAGCACCGCCCGCCATCATGTCCGTGTATCTGGGCGAACAGCTGACCGATGTGTTTGAACAGATAAAGAACGGCGGTGCCAAGTCGTGCAAAAAACGCGGCATGCTGCAGGTGGGTGTGGATACGCTGCCGCCCCTGCCCATGGATGCGGGCGACCGTAACCGCACAAGCCCCTTCGCCTTTACGGGCAACCGGTTCGAGTTCCGTGCCGTGGGGTCCAACATGTCCATTGCCGGTCCGCAGGTGGCTTTGAACACCATGCTTGCAGAATCGCTGGACTACATTGCCACCGAGCTGGAAAAAACCACCGGCGGCGACCAGAGCAAGCTGCCCGAAGCCGTGCAGTGCCTGCTGCGCGATATCATCACCGAGCATGAAGCCGTTATTTTCAACGGTGACGGCTACTCTGACGAATGGCACAAGGAAGCGGAACGCCGCGGCCTCAGAAATCTGCCCACTTCGGTGCAGGCTTTGCCCGTGCTGACCGCACCAGAGGTTGTGGAACTGTTTGAAAAGTACGGTGTATTCTCTCGCCGCGAGCTGGAAAGCCGCCAGAGCATCTACCTTGAGCAGTACTGCCGCACCATTCACACCGAAGCCGCGCTGGTGGTGAAAATGGCCCGCACCCAGATATTCCCCGCGGCAGTGCGCTATCAGAGCGAACTGGCAGCCACCTGCGCAAACATGAAGGCCATCGGCATGGACTTTGTGACGCATACGCTGTCGGACCTGACCGAAAAGCTGCGCGGCCTGCAGCAGAATACCGACGCTCTGGATGCGCTTGTGAACAGTCATTTTGAATCCGAGATTGAAGAGGCTGCTTTCATGCGCGAAAAAGTGCTGCCCGCCATGGAAAAGGTGCGCAGCTATGCCGACCAGCTGGAAAACATTGTGGCTGACGATCTGTGGCCGCTGCCCAGCTATCAGGAAATGCTGTTTATCAAATAG